The proteins below are encoded in one region of Synechococcales cyanobacterium T60_A2020_003:
- a CDS encoding IS5/IS1182 family transposase, translating into YHRRSIAETTMFRFKTIFGGNLSARQFDNQAVELFIKCVALNRMIQIAKPDSYKVEA; encoded by the coding sequence GCTATCATCGTCGTTCGATTGCTGAAACTACCATGTTCCGCTTTAAGACTATTTTTGGGGGCAATCTCAGTGCACGTCAATTTGACAATCAAGCCGTGGAATTGTTCATCAAATGTGTTGCGCTCAACCGCATGATTCAGATCGCTAAACCCGATAGCTACAAAGTCGAAGCTTAA
- a CDS encoding type II toxin-antitoxin system PemK/MazF family toxin, which yields MPGRPQGEPDHPSNHATKPLANLNPVKGPEQAGKRPCLIISVDLFNQGASGLVVILPITSKDKGIPFHVELNPPEGGLKVRSFIKYEDIRSISVERLEKCWGAVLPETLAAVEDRLKILMGL from the coding sequence ATACCCGGACGACCTCAAGGTGAGCCTGATCATCCTTCTAATCATGCAACAAAGCCGTTAGCAAACCTCAACCCTGTAAAAGGACCTGAACAAGCTGGGAAACGCCCCTGTCTGATTATCTCAGTAGATTTATTTAATCAAGGCGCATCAGGGCTAGTCGTCATCTTACCAATTACCTCGAAAGACAAAGGCATCCCCTTTCATGTTGAACTCAATCCACCAGAGGGAGGCTTGAAAGTACGTAGTTTTATCAAGTATGAAGATATTCGCTCCATCTCCGTAGAGCGACTTGAGAAATGTTGGGGTGCTGTCTTACCGGAAACACTCGCAGCAGTAGAAGATAGGTTGAAAATTCTGATGGGACTGTGA